From a region of the Microterricola gilva genome:
- a CDS encoding ion channel protein: MSLARTPTDGQASPRQMLLLAIPAILLGAFAALLLWAVEELADLLSGVLWDTLPGALGVDPDGWWIVLILTLTGLAVGLGLRYFPGHGGPDSATTELISPPLPLRTLPGLAAVTVFSLAGGVSLGPENPIIAINVGIAVALFARLLPNISPQIAVLIAGAATVGALFGTPVAAALLFTGILAAAKGGGSLWDRLFLPIAAAGSGAITMRLLGAPSMDFNLPTYGSPQAIDLLTGSLVACGAVAISLIALVAFPVLWRTLHALRNPILIALTGGFLLGILGLIGGPITMFKGLEQIGELLQDPSGYDAAQLAGIAGIKILALLVAASALFRGGRIFPAAFIGVALGMLGHVLIPSLPLGLAVACGILGVVLVIGRDGWLAIFVAVAVPADVTLLPMLCLIILPAWLLVSRVPEFRIIPPTGEAELASPASTPDGTSR, from the coding sequence ATGAGTCTTGCGCGAACGCCGACCGACGGCCAGGCGTCACCCCGCCAGATGTTGCTCCTCGCGATTCCCGCGATCCTGCTCGGCGCCTTCGCCGCGCTGCTGCTCTGGGCCGTCGAGGAGCTGGCCGATCTGCTGAGCGGCGTGCTCTGGGACACGCTCCCCGGCGCGCTCGGGGTCGACCCCGACGGGTGGTGGATCGTGCTGATCCTCACCCTGACGGGGCTCGCGGTTGGCCTTGGCCTCCGCTACTTCCCCGGCCATGGCGGGCCCGATTCGGCGACCACCGAGCTGATCTCCCCGCCACTGCCTCTGCGAACACTCCCCGGCCTGGCCGCGGTGACGGTGTTCAGCCTCGCTGGCGGCGTCAGTCTCGGCCCCGAGAACCCGATCATCGCGATCAACGTCGGCATCGCGGTCGCCCTGTTCGCGCGCCTGCTCCCGAACATCTCACCGCAGATCGCTGTTCTGATCGCCGGCGCAGCGACGGTGGGCGCGCTGTTCGGCACCCCGGTCGCCGCCGCCCTGCTCTTCACCGGAATCCTCGCTGCCGCGAAGGGCGGCGGTTCGCTGTGGGACCGCCTCTTCCTCCCGATCGCCGCCGCGGGCTCCGGCGCGATCACGATGCGCCTGCTGGGGGCGCCGTCGATGGACTTCAACCTGCCGACCTACGGCAGTCCGCAGGCGATCGATCTGCTCACCGGTTCGCTCGTCGCCTGCGGCGCCGTGGCCATCAGCCTCATCGCGCTCGTCGCATTCCCCGTTCTCTGGCGCACACTGCATGCGCTGCGAAACCCGATCCTCATCGCGCTCACCGGTGGATTCCTGCTCGGCATCCTCGGCCTCATCGGCGGCCCGATCACGATGTTCAAGGGGCTGGAGCAGATTGGCGAACTGCTGCAGGACCCGAGCGGCTACGACGCCGCGCAGCTCGCCGGGATCGCGGGCATCAAGATCCTGGCGCTCCTCGTGGCGGCCAGTGCCCTCTTCCGCGGAGGTCGCATCTTCCCGGCCGCGTTCATCGGTGTTGCCCTGGGCATGCTCGGGCACGTGTTGATCCCGAGTCTGCCGCTCGGACTCGCCGTGGCATGCGGCATCCTCGGCGTTGTGCTGGTCATCGGGCGCGACGGATGGCTCGCCATCTTCGTCGCGGTCGCCGTCCCGGCCGACGTCACGCTGCTCCCGATGCTCTGCCTGATCATCCTCCCGGCCTGGCTGCTCGTCTCGAGGGTCCCGGAATTCCGCATCATTCCGCCCACCGGCGAGGCGGAACTCGCCTCGCCCGCGAGCACTCCCGATGGGACGTCTCGGTAG
- a CDS encoding PspA/IM30 family protein, whose protein sequence is MSDNTARIRTIFRTKTSKALNRMEDPRDALDDSYEQQVKLLHQVRDAVAEVATAKKRIELQGEEMGARYARLGAQAREAMEQGREDLARAALERRAALESQVGKLQAQHDSLQKQMSQLQERERRLAEQIAAFRIEKETMKATYSASEAQVRANEAVAGIGANMNDIGVSLDRARDRVAQMQARAQATDELLSSGALQDLTAAPDADIERQLAELASRADIERQLQAMKSDGTDGSGTGGPGDSSSGWLSIGQAPPTP, encoded by the coding sequence ATGAGCGACAACACCGCACGAATCCGCACCATCTTCCGCACCAAGACGTCCAAGGCGCTCAATCGCATGGAGGACCCGCGCGACGCCCTCGACGACAGTTACGAGCAGCAGGTGAAGCTGCTCCACCAGGTGCGTGACGCCGTCGCCGAGGTCGCAACGGCGAAGAAGCGCATCGAGCTGCAGGGCGAGGAGATGGGCGCGCGCTATGCGCGCCTGGGAGCCCAGGCCCGCGAAGCGATGGAGCAGGGGCGCGAGGATCTCGCTCGCGCCGCGCTCGAGCGCCGCGCCGCGCTGGAGAGCCAGGTGGGGAAGCTGCAGGCGCAGCACGACTCACTGCAGAAGCAGATGTCGCAGCTGCAGGAGCGGGAGCGTCGACTGGCCGAGCAGATTGCCGCCTTCCGCATCGAGAAGGAGACGATGAAGGCCACCTACAGTGCCTCCGAGGCGCAGGTTCGGGCGAATGAGGCCGTTGCCGGGATCGGCGCGAACATGAACGATATCGGCGTCAGCCTCGACCGGGCGCGTGATCGTGTCGCCCAGATGCAGGCGCGCGCGCAGGCCACCGACGAACTGCTGTCCAGCGGCGCCCTCCAGGACCTGACTGCAGCACCGGACGCCGACATCGAGCGCCAGCTGGCCGAGTTGGCATCACGGGCCGACATCGAGCGCCAGCTGCAGGCGATGAAGTCGGATGGGACCGACGGTTCCGGTACCGGCGGGCCGGGCGATTCCTCAAGCGGCTGGCTCAGCATCGGGCAGGCGCCGCCGACGCCGTAG
- a CDS encoding glutamate decarboxylase → MKKIKPGESPNAFTGTSDRNQLNPIFARAGEATDFPMDRMPDQESLAETAYQIVHDEAMLDGNARLNLATFVSTWMDPHAAKLYSETADKNMIDKDEYPQTAAIETRCWVMLASLWNAPDAKKAIGTSTIGSSEACMLGGLALKRRWQLARKAAGKSTDKPNLVLSSAVQVCWEKFCNYWDVEARYVPISDDHKVLDGFELEKYVDENTIGVVAIMGVTYTGMYEPVAQIAAALDKIEADTGLDVKIHVDGASGGMIAPFLQPDLDWDFRVERVVSISTSAHKYGLVYPGLGWVVWRTVGDLPSDLVFDVTYLGGHMPTFALNFSRPGAQVLLQYYLFLRLGWDGYYKVQKTSQDVAVFLSSEIAKMPAFELWNDGTDIPVFAWQLKPGHTDKWNLYHLSERLRLKGWLVPAYPMPDNLSNITVQRVVVRNGLSRNLAESLIEDIKEAVEYLDRLESPMPTEGLKASFTH, encoded by the coding sequence ATGAAGAAGATCAAGCCCGGCGAATCGCCGAATGCATTCACAGGGACAAGTGACCGGAATCAACTCAATCCGATCTTCGCCAGAGCAGGGGAGGCAACGGACTTCCCGATGGACCGGATGCCGGACCAAGAGTCCCTCGCCGAGACCGCGTATCAGATCGTGCACGACGAGGCGATGCTCGACGGCAACGCCCGGCTGAACCTGGCGACATTCGTGAGCACGTGGATGGACCCGCACGCCGCGAAGCTCTACTCCGAGACCGCCGACAAGAACATGATCGACAAGGACGAGTACCCGCAGACCGCGGCGATCGAGACGCGGTGCTGGGTCATGCTGGCCAGCCTCTGGAACGCCCCGGACGCAAAGAAGGCCATCGGCACATCGACGATCGGTTCCTCCGAGGCCTGCATGCTCGGCGGTCTCGCGCTGAAGCGGCGCTGGCAGCTCGCACGCAAGGCCGCGGGCAAGTCGACGGACAAACCGAACCTCGTGCTCTCCAGTGCAGTGCAGGTGTGCTGGGAGAAGTTCTGCAACTACTGGGATGTCGAGGCGCGCTACGTTCCGATCAGCGACGACCACAAGGTGCTCGACGGCTTCGAGCTGGAGAAGTACGTCGACGAGAACACGATCGGTGTCGTCGCGATCATGGGTGTGACCTACACGGGCATGTATGAGCCGGTCGCGCAGATCGCCGCCGCGCTCGACAAGATCGAGGCCGACACCGGCCTCGACGTCAAGATCCACGTCGACGGCGCCTCCGGCGGCATGATCGCCCCGTTCCTGCAGCCCGATCTGGACTGGGACTTCCGTGTCGAACGCGTCGTCTCGATCAGCACCTCGGCCCACAAGTACGGTCTCGTCTACCCGGGTCTCGGCTGGGTTGTCTGGCGCACGGTCGGCGACCTGCCGAGTGACCTCGTCTTCGACGTCACCTACCTCGGCGGCCACATGCCGACGTTCGCCCTCAACTTCTCCCGCCCGGGCGCGCAGGTGCTCCTGCAGTACTACCTCTTCCTCCGCCTCGGGTGGGACGGCTACTACAAGGTCCAGAAGACCTCGCAGGATGTCGCGGTCTTCCTCTCGAGTGAGATCGCCAAGATGCCGGCATTCGAGCTGTGGAACGACGGGACGGACATCCCGGTGTTCGCCTGGCAACTGAAACCGGGTCACACCGACAAATGGAACCTGTACCACCTCTCCGAGCGGCTGCGCCTCAAGGGCTGGCTCGTGCCCGCCTACCCGATGCCAGACAACCTCTCGAACATCACCGTGCAGCGGGTCGTCGTGCGCAACGGGCTCAGCCGCAACCTCGCGGAGTCGCTGATTGAGGACATCAAGGAGGCCGTCGAGTACCTGGACCGCCTCGAGTCTCCGATGCCCACCGAGGGCCTCAAGGCCTCCTTCACGCACTGA